A segment of the Zonotrichia albicollis isolate bZonAlb1 chromosome Z, bZonAlb1.hap1, whole genome shotgun sequence genome:
TCCATGAGGCCAGGGTGATCATGCCAATGCAGATCTCTGCACACCCCAAACGCCTCTCCACTACTCCCCAGCTTTTGGGCGCTTTTGGAAAGGCATCTGAAACTACTGGCAAACCTTCACTACTCCAGCCACAGAAGTCCAGCCCCCGCAGCCTTGCTCACACCCGATGTCCTCTAGACTCCTGTGCCTCTTCAGAGCCATCCCCTCCAAGGATGCCACACCTCTCACGGACTAACGAGCCCTGAACAGGACACACTCTTGCAGGAAAGGGCTCTGGCAATGCCAAAACACACCACCATTGCTTTCATGGGGGACAGTGCTCTTTGGCCCTGTGGCCGCCTCATCCACTCAGGCACGGATCTCCAAAGCCAACCCTTGCTCCAGGGCCACAGCCACGGCAGCAGGCACAACAGAAAGGGCAaagcccttccctggcaccAACTTCTCCACTGAGCCTTCCTTGCCTGCCTTGGTGCCGGCTCCTCCCtaacacagcagcaggagcacctgccTCCGTGCAAGGACACACTCAGGCCTCCAAGGCCCAcgtgcacacacagccccttgaACACTGCCACCGCCTCAGGCCATTGACCGCAGGAGGGGAAACGCCAGCGCCCGCCCACTGACATCACCGCACACCCCTTGCAACCACAAAAGGAAAACGGTGGCGCAGATGAAAATAAAGGCAAGCCACCAAGTGAAAGGAAAAGTGACcacagccaccagcagggcCTTGCAGGTGGAAAGCATGCCTGGGCACAAAGACAGACTCAGCACCACAGCACGCACCGCACAGCTGGCCCGGCAGGTGAAAGGGAACAGCCAAGAGCCCTCTCCACCGCACCTGACCACGACGTCTCCCAGCCAGAACTTTCACAAGCCCGGCACACCGCTGCCACCACAATCCCCAACCACGGACACCCCAACCAAACACTTCCCCAAAACCAATACAGCCACCAGTAGAGACTGGAAACTACAGGCAGAAACTCCGGACAATCAGAAAGCGATGAAGGGAAAGCTGCCTTGCATACAAAGCCCCGCACCCGGAGGCACCCCAagcacagccaccagcagcaccagccagcctcaccaggctcctcctgcccagcagcacccaaCAGCGCCCGCAGACTCACCATGCCGGCGCCCACAGCCTCAGCGCCACGCCTGCCGCACGCCGCCCCGgcgctcctgctcctcctcaccgCTCTGgccagcagcctggcctgccAACACCTCTGGACGCACGAGGACGCCTTCCCCGGCGACGCTCTCCGCCTCCTCCAGGACATGGCTGTCggccacacacagccctgccacctGACAGAGCCGCCCTTCTTCCCCGCCGGCCTGCTCCACAACAACCTGCAGCCGCACCAAGCCGCCGCCACCGCCCTGCGCATCCTGCAGCACCTCTTCCACACCCTCAGCTCCAACAGCACCCGCCAGCACTGGCCCAGCCACGCTCGCAACCACCTCCTCAACAAGCTGCAGCACCACATCCACCACCTGGAGCAATGCCTCCCCGACAACGCCGCGCCCTTCAAAGGACCACGCAACCCGCTGCTCGCCATCAACAAGTACTTCAGGGACATCCACCTCTTCCTGCACGCCCACAACCACAGCGCCTGCGCCTGGGACCACGTCCGCCTCGAAGCTCGTGCCTCTCTACAGCACCTCCACAACCTCACACGCACCATGCGCCGCTAGCGCCAACACCCACACACCCAGACACACCTACGCCCCAAAGCCACCTCCAACCCCACCTGGGCCTCCTCTCACCTGGCACCGCACGCAGCCCTGAGGCAGCCGCACGGCACCCGCAGCCTTCAACCGCTGCATCTCCAGCCATTCAGCTGCTCCTACTCAGATCCACAAAAGACTTTCTCCACTTATTTATAGACTGatatgtttatttatttctttatttatataatttatctcattatttatgtatttatttttctaccTCTTCACTTGTTTATGCCACGACAAATAAAGACTTATGACAAAACACTTGCCACTgcctctcctctctccagcaCTGCAACCACTCTTTGCCACCGGGGAAAGCCATCTCCACCCAACACACACTCCAAGCCCTGCTCCAAACAGCCCCCGACCACTCTTCTCAATGGCCCCTGCCcaagcagcatcctgcaccAGCCTCTGAGCACAAACACTGCCAGTCTTTGGCCAACAccaccaaacagcaccaaaaaGATGAACACCCGCAGGCCGCTGAGGAGCACCGTTGCACCTCATCTGCTTTAACCACACCTTGCTCCATCCGCCCAATCCATGCCTCTCTGACGCACAGACGAGGATGTCGTGCGCGACACTGTCAAACATTCGCACAAAGCCAGGAACACAAGGTCACGTTGCTCGCCCCTCTCCACCACTGCTGTGGAGCCCTAACCATAGAACAGCACCAAAACCACCAGGAATGGCGATTCTGCACTTTGGAATGccatgctccctgctcccaatcACCCCTTGCTTCTCCACTGGCCTTAGCATAGTCTCCCGCAGAAGCAGCCTCATCTTCTTGcctgacacagagctcagcctcaCTGCTCCGGAGCTCCCACACTCTTCTGCTTTTCCCTATCTAAGACAGGGAGTTCTGTTTCTCATCTCCCACTTCTTGGGCACTTCCACTGACAGACACCAGGTTTCAAAACCCATCCACATTGGCCTACCAACTCCACCTCAAAGTTCCCCCAGGACTCATGCATTCGCCTCTTCATGTGTCATCCACTTGGACACCTTCAGGTCGCTAAGAGGGTCTCAAACTCGACCCTCTCCTACACTGGCCTGGGGTCTCCATTCTTCAGGCAGGGCTCTCAGCATTCGCCTTGTGCGACTTCAGCAGCGTGCCTGGAGAGCGCTGACACACAAGGCTACAAACACCCACTCCTCTCCACAGCCTCTTTGCCCCAAAGGCACAGAACCTTCAAATCCCATGATCCGCTCCTAGCAACCATCCGACCATAATCCATGAGGCCAGGGTGATCATGCCAATGCAGATCTCTGCACACCCCAAACGCCTCTCCACTACTCCCCAGCTTTTGGGCGCTTTTGGAAAGGCATCTGAAACTACTGGCAAACCTTCACTACTCCAGCCACAGAAGTCCAGCCCCCGCAGCCTTGCTCACACCCGATGTCCTCTAGACTCCTGTGCCTCTTCAGAGCCATCCCCTCCAAGGATGCCACACCTCTCACGGACTAACGAGCCCTGAACAGGACACACTCTTGCAGGAAAGGGCTCTGGCAATGCCAAAACACACCACCATTGCTTTC
Coding sequences within it:
- the LOC141727022 gene encoding interferon-like, with amino-acid sequence MPAPTASAPRLPHAAPALLLLLTALASSLACQHLWTHEDAFPGDALRLLQDMAVGHTQPCHLTEPPFFPAGLLHNNLQPHQAAATALRILQHLFHTLSSNSTRQHWPSHARNHLLNKLQHHIHHLEQCLPDNAAPFKGPRNPLLAINKYFRDIHLFLHAHNHSACAWDHVRLEARASLQHLHNLTRTMRR